Proteins from one Anopheles nili chromosome 2, idAnoNiliSN_F5_01, whole genome shotgun sequence genomic window:
- the LOC128731465 gene encoding cuticle protein-like has protein sequence MASKLSLIAVGLLLLNVSVNAQQSGRRSQDRQNQLRSYDDSTWASRNYNVQYNEQQQQQQQQQQQRYAGRNQDQDLQDRRNSDYDTDDYSYGYAVRDELSGDVKSQQEVRHGDRVRGQYRTLESDGTERIVDYTADDFRGFNAVVRHQPSVGSRAQLVHTIQPAVLLRQPSVGQLVSGGHRTATLLTSSQQPTTVLLRN, from the exons ATGGCCTCCAAG CTTTCGCTGATCGCCGTtggactgctgctgctgaatgtCAGCGTCAACGCCCAGCAGTCGGGCCGTCGGTCGCAGGATCGTCAGAACCAGCTGCGGTCTTACGATGACTCCACGTGGGCCTCCCGAAACTACAACGTGCAGTacaacgagcagcagcagcagcagcagcaacagcagcagcaaaggtACGCTGGCCGCAACCAGGATCAGGACCTTCAGGACCGCCGTAACTCCGACTACGACACCGACGACTACAGCTACGGATACGCCGTGCGGGATGAGCTTTCGGGTGACGTCAAGAGCCAGCAGGAGGTGCGCCACGGAGACCGGGTGCGTGGCCAATACCGCACTCTCGAGTCGGACGGCACGGAGCGCATCGTTGACTACACGGCTGATGATTTCCGTGGCTTCAACGCCGTCGTTCGCCATCAGCCATCGGTTGGTTCGCGGGCCCAGCTTGTCCACACGATCCAGCCAGCTGTTCTGCTGCGCCAGCCATCCGTCGGTCAGCTGGTCTCGGGTGGACACCGCACTGCCACTCTTCTCACTAGCTCCCAGCAGCCGACGACCGTTCTGCTGCGCAACTAA